From the Candidatus Glassbacteria bacterium genome, the window TATCGGCGCGCTGGCCAAAACGCGCAGCGGAGAGCCCCTGGCATTCGACAACGCAGCCGTTACCTGCCGCGGAGGCAAACGCTACCTGGGATTCACCTCGGAGTTGTTTCCCAAGTTCGATTACTTCCTCTCCTGCGGGCTGGACGGCGAGGTGGAAGGCGAGCGCTACAAGAAAACGCCCGAACTGGTGCGGCAGTTGATGTACGGTTTCGAGGACCTGCCCGCCCCCGCGCGCTATATCGTGTTCAAACGCTGGGACGGACTGGAGGAGCCGGACAGCCCGGAGGGCGTCGTCTTTTTCACCTACGGGGATATTCTCTCGGGGCTGTTTACCCTCGCCAATTTCGACAGGGCCGACTCCGAGGGCGTGTTCGCGCCGTTCTCGGCCGGCTGCGGCTCGATCGTCCGGTTCGTGCGGCTGGAGGCGCGCAAGGAAAATCCCCGGGCAGTGCTGGGCATGTTCGATGTTTCCGCGCGGCCGACGGTCGAGGGCGAGCAGCTCAGTTTTTCGGTGCCGTTCGAGATGTTCCGCCGGATGGTGGGTAACATGGACGAAAGCTTCCTGATCACCGAATCATGGGACAAGGTCCGCAAACGGATCGCCGGGGCTACCGCTAACGGCCGAAAGAGGTGAACTGATGAGAAGCATTGCCGCAATCGCGCTCGCTGCGCTGGTTTTACTGGCTGCCGGTCCGCTTTCCGCCCGGACAGCCGTGCAGGTGGAAGTTTTGGCTGGCTCGGTCACCGGTCCGCTGAACCGGATCAACAACGGTGTGATGGGCGATATGTCGCTTATTTTGACCATGCAGGGCCGGGAGTTGATGGAGCAGACAGCGTTTGCGCTGCACGACCCGCAATACCGCAGGACTATGGGATTGCTGAATACCAGCCACGGGTTTCCCACAGGAACGAATGTCTACCATGAGGACAGCGAAGGCAACCCATACTACGATTTCACACTATTCGACCAGGTCTACGATGTCATAATCGAGGAATACATGACCCCGTTTGTCTGCCTGGGGTTCATGCCCCTGCCGCTCAGCTCCGCCCCTCCCGACTCGCTGCGCGCACCCTGGCAGCACCCTGACCGTTACCCACCCGAAGACTACGGCAAGTGGCACGGTCTGGTCAGTGCGCTGGTACGACACTGTCTGGAGCGCTACGGCCGGGAGGAGATTGCCGGCTGGAAATGGGAGGTCTGGAACGAACCGGACCTTCGCTTTTTCTGGCAGGGCAGCCGTGAGGAATATTTCAGGCTCTACGACTACACCGCCGCCGCGCTCAAGGAGGTGCTGCCGGATGCCGAGATCGGCGGTAACGCGGTGGCCGGCGCGGGGTCGAGTTTCCTGGACGAGTTTATCCGCCACTGCATGGACGGTAAAAATTACTGCACGGGTGGCGTCGGAGCGCCGCTGGATTTTATCTCTTTCCACATGAAAGGCGGCGGCAGCAGATTCGAGGGGAACCTGACCTCACCAGAGTTGATCAGCCGGGCAAACGTGAAACCTCGCGATCCAAACCTGCGCGGAATGCTGGAGCGAACCGAGGACGCCCTGCGCCGGATTTCGGCAATCGAGGGGACCGTCGGCATTCCGGTCTACATCACCGAGTGCGATGTCGATTACGGGGTCAGCAACTCGACCTATCAGGACCCGAATGCGGTCTACCGCAACAACGAGTATTTCGCCGCGTTCCAATGCGCATTGTTCAGGGGGATGCTCGACTTGAGCAGTCGGTACCCGAATAACCGGATAGAAAGCTTGATCATGGATACGTTTTTCTTCCCGGGCCGGCGGTTGTTCGAGGGCCAGCGCACCCTGTTCACCGCCGGTGGAATCCGCAAGCCGATCTACTGTGCTAATAAACTGCTGGCTTTGTTGGGCAGTGATGAGTTAGTGGTCAATTGCGGTCCTGAAAAGCCGAAAGAGTTAGGCGTGCTGGCTACGAGGAATACAAGGGAGGCCGTTAAAAACACATACCGGATATTATTGTTTAATTTCGATCAGGCTCAGAACCATTCCGACACGATTGCAGTCAAGTTGTCGATAATCGATGCGGACCCCGGCGACGACCTGTTTCTGGATCACTGGCGTATCGACCGGGAGCACAGCAACAGCTACCGAGCCTGGCTGGCGATGGGCTCACCGTTACATCCAACCCCGGACCAAATGGTCTGGCTGGAGGTCCGAGGTCATAAAGAAACGTTGAGTTCCAATGAAGAGTTCGAAGTGACAGACGGTGTGTTAAGAATCGAGATTGAACTGCCGCCCCACTCGGTTTCGCTGCTGCAATTCAACAGAGAGATACTTTCGCCCTGACTTGCAGCTCATGTCAGTAGTCCGCTGATATCAGCCTTTTGCAAGCTCCGCCGGCATGGCTGCCGCATCCTTGAGCGCCGCGTTGTCCGAGGTAGGGGGATCGGTAGCCGCAAAGTATCGTGTTTTTTTCCGCACACAGCCAGGCTTGAGGTGTACCAACGAAGACGGCAATGTGGATAAAAGTGTCCAGTTAGGTGAAAGGAGGAATGCCGATGCGGCATGGAGTGATGACGGTAATTCTGCTGGCCGGCCTCAGCGTTCTGGCGTCCTGCGGCACAGGGCAGGCCGGAGAACGGAAGGCGGCCGGTGGTAATAATAAGGGAGGCGACGAAATGCAACAGCTGGAAAAGGTAGTCAAGACAGAGCGGGAGTGGCGGGAAATGCTGACTCCAGAGCAGTACAGGATCACGCGCGAGGCGGAGACCGAGAGCGCATTTGCCGGTAAATACCTCGATTTCAAGGGTAAGGGGACCTACGCATGTATCTGCTGCGAGCTGCCGCTGTTCAGCTCGGAACACAAGTACAAGTCCGGTACCGGCTGGCCCAGTTTCTGGCAGCCTGGGCAGGCGGGCCACGTGGCCGAGCGCGACGACAGCAGTTGGGGCATGCGCAGGATAGAGGTCCAGTGCGCCCGCTGTGACGCACATCTGGGCCACCTGTTCACCGATGGCCCGCGGCCGACAGGTCTGCGCTACTGCATTAACTCCGCGTCGCTGAATTTCGTGCCGGAGGAAAAATAAGGACGATCAATCAAGCCCCAGCGCCGCCTTGAGTCTGGCGATATCGATCGCGTGCCGTACGTGGTTGTCGCGACCGGTGATTGTGGCGGCATGGGTGAGTGATGAAATAATCGCTTCCTCGGCCGCCTCGGCGGCTGCAGCGAACAGTCGGCCGGCCGGTTCATTGGCCAGCGGCGTCCGCGGACCGAGAAGCGCGGGTCCCCCGTAAGGGATCCTCATCTCCGGGTGCGTGGAAAAGGCTATCGCGTAATCGCCGCTGCCGTTGGAGAAATTGGCTCCGGTGCGGGCCATCCCGGCGAACAGCCTTTTAGCCAGCCGGGCCAGGTTTCTGTGCCCCAGGGGTGCATCGGTGGCGGCCACCAGGATACACGAGCCGCCGCGCCCGCTTTCCTCGCTGTCGAAGTCCTGCGGTATTTTCACTCCATTGACTCTCAGCACGCCGCCGAAATTGGTCTGGGCCAGCACGCCCACCGTGTAGCTCTCACCATCGATTTCCACCAGCCGCGAGCTGGAGCCGATCCCGCCTTTGAAACCCAGGCAGCCGGTGCCGGTTCCCGCGCCCACGCTGCCCTGCTCCACCGGACCATCGGTAGCGTTTTGAATTGCTGAAATCACGTCCTTTTCGCGGATTGCCCGCTCGCGGATATCGTTGAGGAAACCGTCGTTGGTCTCGCCAACCAGCGGGTTGATCGAGCGCACCTCCTCCATCCACGGCAGGGCCAGCATGTAGCTCAGCACGGCGTCGGCGGTGCGGGGCACTGCCAGGGTGTTTGTCAGCAGGACCGGGGTTTCGATATTGCCCAGTTCGTTGACCTGGGTGCTGCCGGCCAGTTTGCCGAAGCCGTTGAACGTGACCATCGCGCCGGGGACTTTTTCCAGGAAGATGTTCCCGCCGTGCGGCAGGACCGCCGTGACCCCGGTGCGGATATTATCGCCGCGGATTACCGTGGTGTGCCCCACGCGCACGCCGGGCACGTCGGTGATATCGTTGTGCTCCCCCACCGGCAGCGAGCCGATTGTGATTCCCAGCTCGCGGGGGGAGGGGCGGCCGGCTGATTCAGGCTGTGCATGAGCCATCGTGCAGGTGATCCCCAGCACCAGAGTGGACAACACGGCGAAAAAATTCATCAGCACCCTACCTGACAGTGATCGTGCTCCAGTTGTACCAGCCGTCGGCGGCTTTACCGTCGACAGCCAGCGAGATTCTGGGAGTGCCGTAATACGGGTCGAGCAGGGCCAGGCTCAGCTCGTACTCGCCCGGCGGAACATCCGACGGCACGGTCAGCACGGGGTCGATTGTGATTTCGCCCGGCAGCCAGGTGCGGACGTCCGTGTCGGTCCGCATCTCCCAGGCGGCCCCGGAATCGGGATTACGTAACCGGACAGCCAGCGGGTAGCGGTAGTAGCAGGGGGCAACGCCCACGTTTTCCCAGTCCATTTTCAGGGCCAGCCTGCCGCCTGCGCTTACGGCGGATGGATGCGCGAGCCTGCGCAGGACATACCTGTAACCCATCTTC encodes:
- a CDS encoding P1 family peptidase, which encodes MNFFAVLSTLVLGITCTMAHAQPESAGRPSPRELGITIGSLPVGEHNDITDVPGVRVGHTTVIRGDNIRTGVTAVLPHGGNIFLEKVPGAMVTFNGFGKLAGSTQVNELGNIETPVLLTNTLAVPRTADAVLSYMLALPWMEEVRSINPLVGETNDGFLNDIRERAIREKDVISAIQNATDGPVEQGSVGAGTGTGCLGFKGGIGSSSRLVEIDGESYTVGVLAQTNFGGVLRVNGVKIPQDFDSEESGRGGSCILVAATDAPLGHRNLARLAKRLFAGMARTGANFSNGSGDYAIAFSTHPEMRIPYGGPALLGPRTPLANEPAGRLFAAAAEAAEEAIISSLTHAATITGRDNHVRHAIDIARLKAALGLD
- the msrB gene encoding peptide-methionine (R)-S-oxide reductase MsrB — translated: MQQLEKVVKTEREWREMLTPEQYRITREAETESAFAGKYLDFKGKGTYACICCELPLFSSEHKYKSGTGWPSFWQPGQAGHVAERDDSSWGMRRIEVQCARCDAHLGHLFTDGPRPTGLRYCINSASLNFVPEEK